A genomic region of Fodinisporobacter ferrooxydans contains the following coding sequences:
- the pnpS gene encoding two-component system histidine kinase PnpS — protein MIRGIRSKVMFTYIVVILIALGIFGIYVMQFLESMYMDTVKDHLRQEALFISSAITPEDKSDSLTKLVQRLKNKTNEDVTILDANGNVMNSTYPVQMDGENHAKNPEVVEAKSHSYGSAIRFVPKSNVEALYVAVPIRIDGHINGYVQISTPVDAIHLQLQRLTERVGLGAFVVAVLAIFMTWRVAYVIAKPIEDITNVAKEVAEGNLSKRVRYRGKGELATLAQAVNHMAARLSEQLETVTYEKTKLESILSSMVAGVIVVDRSGRITYANESAANMFGYSVVFLNNKWHWEVGHNYGMSSLVDDAILYARHHKQEIHFHVPSDRTVEVNITPILDVYQNVIAAVVVLHDVSEWRRMERMRSEFVANVSHELRTPVTAVKGFAETLLDGALNDPETAKAFITIINDESERMTRLIADLLDLSRIESKQTILDKVTINLEQLIEDTVYKLEHHAQRAGIALAYRGVLGRASSDTSLESDVCVHVDPDRISQVLINLISNAIAYTGEGGSIEVWIEEQPDTYTVHVKDTGIGIPESDIPRLFERFYRVDKTRSRKSGGTGLGLAIVKHIVEAHKGKVHVYSVYGKGSDFSFTLPRV, from the coding sequence ATGATTCGCGGGATTCGCTCAAAAGTCATGTTCACCTATATTGTCGTGATTTTAATCGCACTCGGCATCTTCGGCATCTATGTCATGCAGTTTTTAGAGAGTATGTATATGGATACAGTCAAAGATCATTTGCGCCAGGAAGCGTTATTCATTTCATCGGCGATCACGCCGGAGGACAAATCGGATAGTTTGACCAAGTTGGTGCAGCGGCTGAAGAACAAGACAAATGAAGATGTCACCATCCTCGATGCGAATGGGAATGTGATGAACAGCACGTATCCTGTCCAAATGGACGGAGAAAACCATGCCAAAAATCCGGAAGTCGTGGAAGCCAAATCCCATTCTTACGGTTCGGCGATCCGGTTTGTCCCAAAGTCCAATGTGGAAGCACTGTATGTTGCGGTTCCGATTCGTATCGATGGTCATATCAACGGGTATGTCCAAATCTCCACTCCGGTTGATGCCATTCATTTGCAGTTGCAGCGGTTGACGGAGCGGGTTGGTTTGGGTGCATTCGTTGTGGCGGTGTTGGCGATTTTCATGACATGGCGGGTGGCCTATGTGATCGCGAAGCCGATTGAAGACATCACCAATGTGGCGAAGGAAGTCGCGGAAGGCAATTTGTCCAAGCGTGTCCGCTATCGGGGCAAAGGGGAACTCGCGACACTTGCGCAAGCGGTCAATCACATGGCTGCACGTTTGAGTGAACAGCTGGAAACGGTCACATACGAAAAAACAAAATTGGAAAGCATTTTAAGCAGCATGGTCGCAGGTGTCATCGTCGTGGATCGCTCGGGCAGAATCACATACGCCAATGAGTCGGCCGCCAACATGTTCGGATATTCTGTCGTTTTTTTGAACAACAAATGGCATTGGGAAGTCGGCCACAATTACGGCATGAGTTCATTGGTCGATGATGCCATTCTCTATGCCCGCCATCACAAGCAGGAGATCCACTTTCATGTACCATCCGACCGGACGGTGGAAGTGAACATTACGCCGATTCTGGACGTCTATCAAAATGTAATCGCTGCGGTGGTCGTCTTGCATGATGTTTCCGAGTGGCGCAGGATGGAACGGATGCGCAGCGAATTCGTGGCAAATGTCTCTCATGAATTGCGAACGCCGGTTACAGCAGTGAAAGGATTCGCAGAGACGTTGCTGGATGGAGCGCTCAATGACCCGGAGACAGCAAAAGCATTCATTACGATCATTAACGATGAGTCGGAACGCATGACCCGGTTGATTGCAGATTTGCTGGATCTGTCGAGAATCGAATCGAAACAGACGATCCTCGATAAAGTCACGATCAATCTGGAGCAATTGATTGAAGATACTGTTTACAAGCTGGAGCATCATGCGCAGCGGGCTGGCATCGCGCTTGCATATCGAGGCGTTTTGGGGCGCGCTTCATCAGACACATCGCTCGAATCCGATGTATGTGTGCATGTGGATCCCGACCGCATTTCCCAAGTCCTCATCAATCTGATCAGCAATGCAATCGCATATACGGGTGAAGGCGGCTCGATTGAGGTGTGGATCGAAGAGCAGCCGGATACGTATACGGTTCACGTCAAAGATACGGGCATCGGGATTCCAGAGAGTGATATTCCCCGTCTATTTGAACGGTTTTACCGGGTAGACAAGACCCGTTCCCGCAAATCCGGCGGAACAGGACTTGGTCTGGCGATCGTAAAACATATCGTCGAAGCCCATAAAGGCAAGGTACATGTGTACAGCGTCTATGGCAAAGGCAGCGATTTTTCCTTTACGTTGCCGCGGGTGTAG
- a CDS encoding YrrC family ATP-dependent DNA helicase — MAGEMESVAGTVIRITFENPQTGYRVIKVQQSGSREEIAVVGTLPDVLVGQEY; from the coding sequence ATGGCAGGTGAAATGGAATCTGTTGCAGGAACAGTCATCCGGATTACGTTTGAGAATCCGCAAACGGGTTATCGTGTAATAAAAGTACAGCAGAGCGGCTCCAGGGAAGAAATAGCAGTCGTGGGTACATTGCCCGATGTGTTGGTAGGACAGGAGTACTGA
- a CDS encoding response regulator transcription factor: protein MANRVLVVDDEESIVKLITYTFQQAGFEVFTADNGKQGMEIVKQEQPDLIILDLMLPEIDGMELCRRMRKEGINVPIIMLTAKDDEIDRVLGLEMGADDYVTKPFSPRELVARVKAVLRRSGDTEANVKNGILKCGDIVVDANKYEVMAYGKHIELTPREFELLLYLAKNMGRVLSRDLLLDKVWGYEFAGDTRIVDVHISHLRDKVERDPRNPIFIKTVRGVGYKLVEHE, encoded by the coding sequence ATGGCAAATCGCGTTCTTGTCGTTGATGATGAAGAATCTATTGTAAAGTTGATTACTTACACGTTTCAGCAAGCTGGATTTGAAGTCTTTACAGCAGATAACGGAAAACAGGGAATGGAGATTGTAAAGCAGGAACAGCCGGATCTGATTATTTTGGATTTGATGCTGCCGGAAATCGATGGGATGGAATTGTGCCGGCGGATGCGCAAAGAGGGAATCAATGTGCCGATTATCATGTTGACGGCCAAAGACGATGAGATCGACCGCGTTCTCGGTCTGGAGATGGGTGCGGACGATTATGTGACAAAGCCTTTTAGTCCGCGGGAATTGGTGGCACGGGTGAAAGCGGTGCTGCGCCGATCCGGAGATACGGAGGCAAATGTCAAAAATGGCATTTTAAAATGCGGGGATATTGTAGTAGACGCCAACAAATATGAAGTGATGGCATACGGCAAGCATATCGAGCTGACGCCGCGGGAATTTGAACTATTGTTGTATTTGGCCAAGAATATGGGCCGCGTGTTAAGCCGCGATTTGTTGTTGGATAAAGTATGGGGCTATGAATTCGCGGGAGATACCCGAATCGTAGATGTGCATATCTCCCATTTGCGCGACAAAGTGGAACGGGACCCCCGCAATCCGATCTTTATAAAAACCGTACGGGGCGTCGGTTATAAATTGGTAGAACACGAGTAG
- a CDS encoding nucleotide exchange factor GrpE — protein MLNWLIGRITSSVKETLHPLSEQIIEQISEQNQSLEEQGRLLEEQLSKLTRLQYKTGNDILGKLQNLNESIGTVIQWQEVQDTAEKERNIQTETKLKETAEALIRWLDDLDLVRSRTESEEQAAWNRLFEQWSEQILHVLDKLDIHEMQVLGNSFDPRFAESIGTVPKTDARAHLILAESGQADVPYQVIEVVKRGFVWKDGSLLRKAQVITLEKEKFDDNL, from the coding sequence ATGTTGAATTGGTTGATTGGAAGAATCACTTCTTCTGTAAAAGAAACGTTACATCCATTGAGTGAACAAATAATTGAACAAATAAGTGAACAAAATCAATCGTTGGAAGAACAAGGGCGGTTGCTGGAAGAACAGCTGAGCAAGCTGACACGTCTGCAATATAAAACCGGTAACGATATACTGGGAAAATTGCAAAATCTAAATGAGTCGATCGGAACGGTTATTCAATGGCAGGAAGTTCAAGATACTGCTGAAAAAGAACGCAACATTCAGACCGAAACGAAACTGAAAGAAACGGCGGAAGCATTGATCCGCTGGCTCGATGATCTGGATTTGGTTCGTTCCCGCACGGAGAGTGAAGAACAGGCGGCATGGAATCGATTATTTGAGCAGTGGAGCGAACAGATTTTGCACGTGCTTGACAAATTGGACATTCACGAAATGCAGGTTCTCGGAAACAGTTTTGATCCGCGATTCGCAGAATCGATCGGCACCGTTCCGAAAACTGACGCAAGAGCACACTTGATTCTGGCTGAAAGCGGACAAGCTGATGTTCCCTACCAAGTCATTGAAGTCGTAAAACGAGGGTTTGTCTGGAAAGACGGATCATTGTTGCGAAAGGCGCAGGTTATCACTTTGGAAAAGGAGAAATTCGATGACAATTTATAA
- a CDS encoding Hsp70 family protein translates to MTIYNEKNEHAFRPIVGIDLGTTNSAVAYIHNGSPEIIPSPNGDRIIPSVVLIDLRDNVIVGNEARDALVAMPDRSIAAIKRKMGSQEPVSIAGQALLPQEISALILKELKSYVDDLYGEGEKEAVITVPAYFTDEQRRATKEAGELAGFIVERIINEPTAAALAFALDHMDEDRHFLVYDLGGGTFDVSVVEMMSGILEVKASTGNRHLGGEDFDWKIVDWLSEKIIAQSKLDPREDLRARALLKEEAEKIKKALSEEAVVSVDLPLVTVKDNKPVGLSVDFSRDQFVELIDDMLLETIESVRSVLKDAQLHPDDIDEVLLVGGSTRIPRVRELIRQIFDKDPRTDINPDEAVALGAAVEAGLKSGALSDSGLVATDVAPFSMGIAVVKEWKGVAERPGGFAPIIPRNTTIPVTKSQTFYTSVPGQTEVAIEIYQGEHDWVKHNHRLGEFLLGGIPANFEKQEKIEVTFRYNLNGILEVSAMCLSTGKQMSVVVQDALNRDSKAAFQESMERLDSLWQNASLVEADEEAEDLEDIDFQTLDELLDDIELEEIDEDNEAAPTVLHEEARKLRERAFVLMDELDAKGRERAQKVIDLLDLALRDEDIYQLERVIEEAADELIDLEI, encoded by the coding sequence ATGACAATTTATAATGAAAAGAATGAACATGCGTTTCGACCTATTGTCGGGATTGATCTAGGTACAACAAATTCAGCAGTTGCCTATATCCATAATGGAAGTCCCGAAATCATTCCGTCACCAAATGGCGACCGCATCATCCCCTCTGTTGTTCTTATCGATTTGCGGGACAACGTCATAGTCGGCAATGAAGCAAGAGACGCTCTTGTTGCAATGCCTGACCGATCGATTGCCGCCATCAAGCGCAAAATGGGATCGCAAGAACCTGTTTCGATTGCCGGACAAGCCTTGCTTCCACAGGAGATTTCCGCCCTTATTTTAAAAGAACTCAAATCATATGTTGACGATCTGTATGGAGAGGGAGAAAAGGAAGCGGTCATTACAGTACCGGCCTATTTCACGGATGAGCAGCGCAGAGCAACGAAAGAAGCAGGGGAATTGGCGGGATTTATCGTTGAGCGTATTATTAACGAACCAACTGCAGCGGCTCTCGCTTTTGCGCTAGACCATATGGATGAAGATCGGCATTTTCTTGTATATGACTTGGGCGGTGGTACGTTCGACGTATCTGTCGTTGAGATGATGAGCGGCATACTGGAAGTCAAGGCATCTACCGGGAACCGCCATTTGGGTGGGGAAGATTTCGATTGGAAAATCGTTGATTGGCTGTCGGAAAAAATCATTGCCCAGAGTAAGCTGGACCCCAGGGAAGATCTGCGGGCGCGTGCGTTGCTGAAAGAAGAAGCGGAAAAAATAAAGAAAGCATTGAGTGAGGAAGCAGTCGTTTCTGTTGATTTGCCATTGGTGACAGTGAAAGATAATAAACCGGTCGGACTGTCAGTAGATTTTTCGCGCGATCAATTTGTCGAATTGATTGACGATATGTTGCTGGAAACGATCGAAAGCGTCCGCAGCGTGCTCAAAGATGCCCAATTGCATCCAGATGATATCGATGAAGTGCTCTTGGTTGGGGGATCCACAAGAATTCCCAGAGTGCGGGAACTGATCCGGCAAATATTCGATAAAGATCCGCGCACGGATATAAATCCGGACGAAGCGGTTGCGTTAGGTGCAGCAGTCGAGGCCGGTTTGAAATCAGGAGCTTTATCCGACAGCGGACTTGTCGCAACAGATGTGGCTCCGTTTTCCATGGGGATCGCCGTCGTAAAAGAATGGAAAGGAGTTGCCGAACGTCCGGGCGGGTTTGCTCCGATCATTCCTCGGAATACCACGATTCCGGTAACTAAGTCGCAAACATTCTATACTTCCGTGCCGGGACAGACCGAGGTAGCGATTGAGATTTATCAGGGTGAGCATGATTGGGTGAAACATAACCATAGATTAGGGGAGTTTTTATTGGGAGGCATCCCCGCCAATTTTGAAAAACAGGAAAAAATAGAAGTAACGTTTCGTTATAACTTAAATGGAATCCTGGAAGTGTCGGCGATGTGCCTTTCCACCGGGAAGCAAATGAGTGTCGTAGTACAAGACGCATTGAATCGGGATTCCAAAGCTGCGTTCCAAGAAAGTATGGAACGGCTGGACAGCTTATGGCAGAATGCATCCTTGGTTGAAGCTGATGAAGAGGCAGAGGATTTGGAAGATATCGATTTCCAAACCTTAGATGAATTATTGGATGATATTGAGTTGGAAGAGATCGATGAAGATAACGAGGCAGCACCGACCGTGCTGCACGAAGAGGCAAGGAAGCTGCGGGAGCGTGCCTTTGTACTGATGGACGAGCTGGATGCCAAAGGGCGGGAACGGGCGCAAAAAGTCATTGATTTATTGGATCTTGCGCTGCGAGACGAAGACATCTATCAATTGGAACGGGTGATTGAAGAAGCTGCAGATGAATTGATCGATTTAGAAATTTAA
- a CDS encoding GGDEF domain-containing protein codes for MKYTGRIIALLAMISSSIGWSTRHVIKYGNLSGSQIILLIIYATIGWFLGKQYDKAKFYSEKDILTGLYNRRFVYDKFSKLFHRSLKNSMKNSRLYKKEIGVAILYIDLDRFKLINDSLGHHIGDQILTCVSERLKVYADERDIVARIGGDEFVFVLYEAQSDQIKNKVEAILRALSTPYFLEENELYLTVSIGISQSPDHGQDINELIAKADTAMYRAKQQGKNQYQFYIEEMNADTLERLELEKHLHKAIEKMNFFYIINRG; via the coding sequence ATGAAATATACAGGCAGAATAATTGCTTTATTGGCTATGATCAGTAGTTCGATTGGTTGGAGCACTCGACATGTTATTAAATATGGAAATCTATCCGGTTCTCAAATCATTCTTTTGATTATATATGCAACAATTGGTTGGTTTCTAGGAAAACAGTATGATAAAGCCAAATTCTATTCTGAAAAAGATATTCTGACAGGGCTTTATAATAGACGATTTGTTTATGATAAGTTCTCAAAACTTTTTCACAGAAGCTTGAAAAATAGCATGAAAAATTCCCGACTTTACAAAAAAGAAATCGGAGTCGCCATTCTTTATATTGACTTGGATCGCTTTAAATTGATCAATGATTCTTTAGGACATCACATTGGAGACCAAATCCTTACATGCGTTTCAGAACGACTGAAAGTATATGCGGATGAACGGGATATTGTCGCACGTATCGGAGGCGACGAATTTGTTTTTGTATTGTACGAAGCGCAGTCGGATCAGATTAAAAATAAAGTAGAGGCGATCCTGCGCGCATTGTCAACCCCATATTTCCTTGAAGAAAACGAACTGTATCTGACCGTAAGTATCGGAATCAGTCAAAGTCCCGATCATGGGCAAGATATCAACGAGTTGATTGCCAAGGCGGATACTGCCATGTATCGGGCGAAACAACAAGGGAAAAATCAGTATCAATTTTATATTGAGGAAATGAATGCAGACACATTGGAACGTTTGGAACTGGAAAAGCATTTGCATAAGGCAATTGAAAAAATGAATTTCTTTTATATTATCAACCGCGGATAG
- a CDS encoding malate:quinone oxidoreductase, translated as MGNRQTRTDVILIGAGIMSATLGSLLKELVPDWEITVFERLANAGEESSNEWNNAGTGHSALCELNYTPEKPDGSIDISKAIKINDQFQVSKQFWSYLVNSNLIRNPRDFIMPLPHMSLVQGENNVAFLKKRFKALSNNPLFQGLEFSDDPKKLKEWIPLIMEGRTSNEPIAATKIDSGTDVNFGALTRMLFDHLKSKNVDIKFKHNVDDIKRTSDGSWELKVRNIDSGTVERVTSKFVFIGGGGGSLHLLQKSGIPEGKHIGGFPVSGLFMVCNNPDVVAQHHAKVYGKAKVGAPPMSVPHLDTRFIDNKKSLLFGPFAGFSPKFLKNGSMFDLLTSVKTDNLVTMLAAGAKNVPLTKYLIEQVMLSKEKRMEELRDFVPNAKSEDWDIVVAGQRVQVIKDTAADGKGTLQFGTEVISAADGSIAALLGASPGASTAVFVMLELIKKCFPQHIKAWEPKIKEMIPSYGVSLLKNPELFHEIHSSTTRTLGLSKNLPLQIARRSVS; from the coding sequence ATGGGCAACAGACAAACTAGAACAGACGTTATCTTAATTGGTGCCGGAATCATGAGTGCGACTTTGGGTTCGCTGCTGAAAGAATTAGTACCGGACTGGGAAATTACAGTGTTTGAGAGGCTCGCAAACGCAGGTGAGGAAAGCTCTAACGAATGGAATAATGCGGGAACGGGGCATTCGGCACTGTGCGAGCTTAACTACACCCCCGAAAAACCGGACGGATCCATAGATATTAGCAAAGCTATAAAAATTAATGATCAGTTTCAGGTTTCAAAGCAGTTTTGGTCCTATCTTGTAAACAGCAATCTGATACGTAATCCGCGTGACTTTATCATGCCATTGCCTCATATGAGTTTGGTACAAGGGGAAAACAATGTAGCGTTCTTGAAAAAACGTTTTAAAGCACTTTCAAACAATCCTCTGTTCCAGGGGTTGGAATTTTCTGATGATCCGAAAAAATTGAAGGAATGGATTCCGCTTATTATGGAAGGCCGCACATCGAATGAACCTATAGCGGCAACAAAAATCGACTCAGGAACTGATGTCAACTTTGGCGCTTTAACACGCATGTTGTTTGACCACTTAAAGAGTAAAAACGTCGATATAAAATTCAAACATAATGTTGATGATATAAAACGTACCAGCGACGGCTCATGGGAATTGAAAGTGCGGAATATCGATAGCGGCACCGTCGAACGCGTGACTTCAAAATTCGTCTTTATCGGCGGCGGTGGAGGAAGCCTGCATTTGCTGCAAAAATCCGGTATTCCTGAAGGGAAACATATTGGAGGATTCCCGGTAAGCGGACTATTTATGGTGTGCAATAATCCGGATGTTGTAGCGCAGCATCATGCAAAAGTATACGGTAAAGCTAAGGTTGGTGCTCCTCCAATGTCTGTTCCGCATCTTGACACAAGATTTATCGACAATAAAAAATCGTTGCTCTTTGGACCGTTTGCCGGCTTCTCGCCAAAGTTTTTAAAAAACGGTTCAATGTTTGATTTGTTAACTTCCGTAAAAACGGATAATCTCGTAACTATGTTGGCAGCAGGCGCAAAAAACGTTCCATTGACAAAATACCTGATCGAGCAAGTTATGTTATCGAAAGAAAAACGCATGGAAGAGTTACGGGATTTTGTCCCGAACGCCAAAAGCGAGGATTGGGATATAGTGGTAGCGGGCCAACGTGTGCAAGTTATCAAAGATACTGCTGCCGACGGCAAAGGAACGCTTCAATTTGGTACGGAAGTCATTAGTGCCGCTGATGGCTCGATAGCTGCATTGCTTGGCGCTTCTCCGGGTGCTTCTACCGCCGTTTTCGTCATGCTTGAGTTAATAAAAAAATGCTTCCCGCAACATATAAAAGCGTGGGAACCGAAAATAAAAGAAATGATTCCTTCTTATGGCGTGTCACTATTGAAAAACCCGGAGCTTTTCCACGAAATTCATAGTTCAACAACGCGGACGCTTGGTCTAAGCAAAAACTTGCCGTTACAGATAGCACGCCGAAGCGTATCATAA
- a CDS encoding putative bifunctional diguanylate cyclase/phosphodiesterase, with protein sequence MEALIRWQHPNRGLIPPLKFISVAEETGLIVPIGEWVLYTACKQNKEWQDAGFVPLRVSVNISARQFQNNLVATVKKILDKTGLAPQWLELEITESMLMINVEEAVQTLHQLKNLGVHLSIDDFGTGYSSLNYLKRFPIDCLKIDKSFVSDVLSDASIANAVITLGHNLNLQVIAEGIEKQEQAIALQKQNCDYGQGYFFGPPVSKQRFEHFLMGNSDNAALKISS encoded by the coding sequence ATGGAAGCATTGATCCGTTGGCAGCATCCGAATCGTGGGTTGATTCCTCCCCTAAAATTTATATCCGTTGCAGAAGAGACAGGCCTGATTGTCCCCATTGGAGAATGGGTGTTGTATACTGCTTGTAAACAAAATAAAGAGTGGCAGGATGCCGGCTTTGTTCCGTTACGAGTCTCTGTTAATATATCCGCTCGTCAATTTCAAAACAATTTGGTTGCTACTGTGAAGAAAATTCTAGATAAAACAGGATTAGCTCCACAGTGGCTCGAATTAGAAATTACAGAAAGTATGCTGATGATAAACGTAGAGGAAGCTGTGCAAACATTGCATCAACTGAAAAATTTGGGGGTTCATTTATCGATTGATGATTTTGGAACGGGTTATTCTTCCTTAAACTATCTCAAGCGTTTCCCTATCGATTGTTTAAAGATTGATAAATCTTTCGTAAGCGATGTTTTGTCGGATGCTTCTATTGCCAATGCAGTTATTACGTTAGGACATAATTTAAATCTGCAAGTGATTGCGGAAGGAATCGAAAAACAAGAACAAGCCATTGCTTTGCAAAAGCAAAACTGTGATTATGGACAAGGATACTTTTTCGGCCCTCCAGTTTCTAAACAGCGGTTTGAACATTTTTTGATGGGGAATTCCGACAATGCTGCTTTAAAAATCTCCTCCTAA
- the recD2 gene encoding SF1B family DNA helicase RecD2, with amino-acid sequence MVQHSQYGKQFEACSLEFLPPSTQEGMEKFLASGLLRGVGPSTAKKLMAAFGERVFQVMEHSPQDLQSIPGIGPAKGEKIAQSYKEHQHVQRLMVFLQSYGIGLALGLKLYRTYGEEAIRILQHQPYRLATDVSGIGFRTADKIAKTLGIPHDSPERIRAGIAYLLQQALDDGHVCMPFDSLFAKVRTELQVPHLHADEAFSLMQQIKELAVERDATGRLSVYLRPYLAMEEYVAQWFFDKIQGPGQGFAGAECIQHDQSVESLLSSEQMQAVTEAFSTPVLILTGGPGTGKTTTIRAILQVALQLGWQTVLAAPTGRAAKRLTETTGAPAKTIHRLLEYGQVEGAGGQFARHANHPLDGDLFIIDEVSMLDLQMFYYLLRALPPHGRLLLVGDQNQLPSVGPGQILKDLLDSKTVPSVTLTTVFRQAQASLIVENAYRVLHGQMIRKGGREDNCFFLPVHDLDQMEQLLLELVRTRLPAFLQLDDPYDSYEHIQVLAPMRKGRFGVERFNHLLQEAINPFAHGKREIRAQGITFRIGDKVLQTKNEYEKDVFNGDIGRIVDVDAEDGRMTVLFPDQRTVEYEQHEFDMLQHAYAMTIHKSQGSEYPIVILPMVMEHAILLQRQMFYTALTRARRLAVIVGQEAAVKRAIATSKIAHRYTNLAERLRREC; translated from the coding sequence GTGGTGCAGCATTCCCAATACGGGAAGCAGTTTGAAGCTTGTTCGCTGGAATTTTTGCCGCCTTCCACACAGGAAGGCATGGAAAAGTTTCTGGCTAGCGGATTGTTGCGCGGAGTCGGCCCGTCAACCGCAAAAAAGTTGATGGCCGCATTTGGCGAGCGCGTGTTTCAAGTAATGGAGCATTCTCCGCAGGACTTGCAGAGCATCCCGGGAATCGGCCCAGCCAAAGGGGAGAAGATTGCACAAAGCTACAAAGAACATCAGCATGTGCAGCGCTTGATGGTGTTTTTGCAATCCTATGGGATTGGCTTGGCGCTTGGGTTGAAATTGTACCGAACGTATGGCGAAGAAGCGATCCGTATTTTGCAGCATCAACCCTACCGGTTGGCGACAGATGTCAGCGGCATCGGCTTTCGGACTGCAGACAAAATCGCCAAGACACTTGGCATTCCACATGATTCGCCTGAGCGGATTCGGGCAGGAATCGCGTATTTGCTGCAACAAGCGCTGGATGACGGTCATGTATGTATGCCCTTTGATAGCTTGTTTGCCAAGGTTCGTACAGAATTGCAAGTCCCCCACTTGCACGCGGATGAGGCGTTTTCCCTCATGCAACAAATCAAAGAGTTAGCAGTCGAGCGGGACGCAACCGGTCGGCTTTCTGTATATTTGCGGCCCTATCTGGCGATGGAGGAATATGTGGCACAATGGTTTTTCGATAAAATCCAGGGACCAGGCCAGGGATTTGCCGGTGCGGAATGCATACAACACGATCAATCCGTGGAATCTCTTTTGTCTTCCGAGCAAATGCAGGCAGTCACAGAGGCATTTTCCACACCTGTGCTGATTTTGACAGGCGGACCTGGGACAGGAAAAACCACCACGATCCGGGCGATCCTGCAGGTGGCCCTGCAATTGGGCTGGCAGACCGTTTTGGCGGCTCCGACCGGACGGGCAGCCAAGCGTTTGACGGAGACGACAGGGGCCCCAGCAAAGACGATCCACCGGCTTTTGGAGTATGGACAAGTAGAAGGGGCGGGGGGACAATTTGCCCGCCATGCCAATCATCCTCTTGATGGCGATTTATTCATCATCGATGAAGTATCCATGCTTGATTTGCAGATGTTTTATTATCTCTTGCGGGCCCTGCCGCCACATGGCCGCTTGTTGTTGGTCGGCGATCAAAACCAACTGCCGTCGGTAGGTCCCGGCCAGATTTTAAAGGATTTGCTCGATTCGAAAACAGTGCCTTCCGTCACACTTACGACAGTATTTCGTCAAGCGCAGGCAAGTCTAATTGTGGAAAATGCCTATCGCGTTTTACATGGACAGATGATTCGGAAGGGCGGCAGGGAGGATAACTGTTTTTTTCTGCCGGTCCATGATCTGGATCAAATGGAACAACTGCTGCTTGAACTGGTGCGTACTCGCTTGCCGGCCTTTTTACAATTGGATGATCCTTATGACAGTTATGAACACATTCAGGTGTTGGCGCCGATGCGCAAAGGGCGGTTTGGTGTGGAACGTTTCAATCATTTGCTGCAGGAAGCGATCAATCCGTTCGCACATGGGAAAAGGGAAATTCGCGCACAAGGGATCACCTTTCGGATCGGAGACAAAGTATTGCAAACCAAAAACGAATACGAGAAAGACGTGTTCAATGGCGATATTGGCAGAATTGTCGATGTGGATGCGGAAGATGGGCGGATGACAGTTCTTTTCCCGGATCAGCGAACGGTCGAATATGAACAGCACGAGTTTGACATGTTGCAGCATGCGTATGCAATGACGATTCACAAAAGTCAGGGCAGTGAGTATCCGATCGTGATTTTGCCGATGGTCATGGAGCATGCCATTCTTTTGCAGCGGCAAATGTTTTATACAGCTCTGACGCGGGCGCGCCGGCTTGCCGTCATCGTCGGGCAGGAGGCAGCCGTGAAAAGGGCAATCGCCACATCGAAAATCGCACACCGCTACACCAATCTTGCCGAACGATTGCGGAGAGAATGTTAA